Part of the Anopheles gambiae chromosome 3, idAnoGambNW_F1_1, whole genome shotgun sequence genome is shown below.
CCTCGTTCTGCTGGCGCAGTAGATCGTCCAGCATGGCGGTTCCGATCGGGGGGAAGGAGAGCGACCGCATCGTGCTGGTGCGGCCGGCTGACAGCATTAGCTTGCGGGCGAGCACACTGGCCAGCACGTCGGCACTGCTGCTCGGTCGCACCACGCACTTGCCGGACAGCTTTGCCTTCAGCATCGACATCAGCTGGACGGTTTCGCACACCTCCACCTTCGTTTGGCGTTCCTCGAACTCGGCCAGATTTTCCGCCCGCTCGAGGGCGTGCCGCAGCCGGCCGAAGCAAACACTCTCGAACGCAATCCGCTCCGCCAGCAGCTCCATGTCCTTGCGCTGCGTGAGTCCGTTCGTTTCGCGCAGCATGCGCCGCTGCTTGAGCAGATCCGCCAGCTTGCCCTTGAGCTGTGCCTCCAGCTGATCCAGTGCCAGCTTGATGGGGTTCGATTCGGGCAGCACAATCACGCTGCCGTAGCCCGTGCCCTCGACCGGCACGACACAGTTGTCGCAACTCTCACGCAACAGCTTCGACACCTCGGCCAGACAGCGCTCGATAAATTTGTACGAATCCTTCCGGTCCGCCGCTGGCGATACGGAACGTCGCGAGCGGGAAGTGCGCAGACTCTGGAACTGCTGTGCACTTTGGTCGATCAGTTCGCGTACCGATACCACCACACCCTCCAGACTCTTGAGCCGGTCGAGCAGATGCTCCGGCACCGGTTTGGCACCCGTGCTCGATGTACTGGCCGTCTCACACTCACTGACCTCGGGCGGCTTGGTCACTGGCAGTCCAACGGCCTGCACGTTCTCGACGCGCTTTTCCAGATTGTTCAGCCGCAGCACGACCTGCATCGGTTGCGCGGACAGCGTGGCACTGTCCAGACTTTTCCTGCGCAGCCGGGTAGACGACGAACGGCGCACCGGTTGCGCAGCTTCCGGCGTCGCAAGCTCCACGGTCGCCTTcgccaccggcagcagcacaccGCCACTTTCGAGCGCATCGATCTTGCTCTCCAGCTCGGACACCTTCTCCTCCAGCTCCTTCTGGATCGAGAGCGACTCCTTGCCCTTGAGCGACAGCGATCGGCGCTTCTCCGATCGGATCGCTTTCTGCTTCAGCAGCCGAACTTGCTTTTCCGCCGCCGTGTACTTGTTCGTCATGTCCTGGATCCGATCGGCCATCATGCGCGACTGCGCCTCATGCTCGGTCGCCTGTCGGTCGAGCTCCTTGCGCAGCGTGGCGTACGCTATTTCCAGCTCATCGTACAGTCCATGCGCGTCCTTCAGCTCGCGCTTCATCGCCTTCAGTTCGCTGACGGCACGCTCGAAGCGGGCGCGCAGCTCCCGGTACTCGTCCGCCAGCATGTCCCGGTCGAGCTGGGTCGGATCGATCGCGGTCAGGCAGGTGAGATCGCTGAACGAGTCCATGCGCTTGATGCGACCGCTCCGTGCCACGGCCAGACTGCACAAGCTCGACGCTGGGCTGGTACCGGGTGCGGCAATGCCGCACTCCTGCAACCGTCGGTACAGCGACTCGTTCTCCTCGATGCCCCGGGCCAGCCGCTCCTCGAGCTCCTTCGTCGTGTCCCGGCTCTTGGACAGCTCGTGCGTGATGCGGTCGATTATGTCCTGCCCCGCGGCCCGGCTGTCCTGCAGCTGCACCATCAGCTTCTCGCGGTTCTCCTCCAGCTCGCGCTTGCGCGTCAGCTCCTGCTCGGTGCGCTCGAGCGTGGTCAGCAGCTCGGACATGCGCGCTTCCCGCTCGTGCGTTTCCTCGCGCAGCATCGCCAGCTCCTTCTCGGCCGCCTGcagccgcagctgcagcttctTCTCCAGCCCGCTACCGTCCTCCTCCTGCACCGTGTGGAACGGGGCCAGTGGGACCGGCGCCTCCGACTCGATGGTGCTGCGCCGTGAGCTCGGTGGCGACGAGCGGCTGCGCTTGTGGAgccgctggtgctgctggtgctgctgctgactttGGGTCGACAGTGGCGGGTTCGTTCTTAACCTATCTTTGGTACGCATTGCCAGCGGCACCACCGACGGCGGTGAGGGAGACACCGGCGATCCCCACTGGTCGCCGACACTATCCCGCCGGCCACCCTCCGACGCCGTCCTGTACTCCTCGTCCGACGAGAACAGCAACGATTTGGGCGTGAGGGGCGTGACGGGCGactgcagcaccaccaccgacgaCTGTTGCTTTGGTTGAGGCTGACTACTGCTAGTACTACTGCTATTACTACTGCTATGGGTGGAGGTGTTggttgtgttggtggtggtgttggtgttggtggtggtggaggcgtTCATGGCGCTCTTGTCCTCCGGCGGTGTGCTGGCACTGTTCGACTGTTCGGTAAGGTTGCGGGCAGCCGTCAGATGCACGATCACGTCCTTGGGCGCCTTGTCCACGACATCTTCGCCCGCGGTTGGACTGGCCGCCAGCGGTACGACACCCTCAATCAGCAGGTGCCCATTCGTgccactgttgttgttgttcttttcgagcagtttgcCCCGCTTCAGCTTCGGCTTGTGCTCGATCGCGTCGCCGAGCAGCTCGCTGATCTCGAGCGAACTGGGCGTGACCGGGGACGGCGGGGGCGACTTGTCCGCTAACGTTTTGAAGTTGTCGTCGTTCTGGTTGGACAGCTCGAGCGTCGCCTTGGTCGGTGGCAGACCGGCCGCGTTCTTCAGCACGTTGATCCAGTTGTTGCGCACGTTGATCGTCACGGCGGACAGCACGATCCGGTGGTTGTCCCAGGTCTGTGGGAAGAattagtgtgtgtggtgaaaaTATAGCTCGATCGCTTGCGCGTTTGAAGCTACTTACCGTCAGCTGAAAGCCGTAGCCCTTGTTGACCGGCACCTCGGCGATGCCGGTAATGCTGTTCACGTCCAGCACACCGTCCAGTACGCCCTTCTCCTCGGCGACCGGGTCGCGGTAGTAGAAAAGGGCGGCGCCGCGCAGCGTAAACCAATGCTTGCTCCAGTCGCCCGCCCGCCCGTCCTGCTTCAGCAGCCAGCCCTTCTTCGCGTGCAGCAGATCGGCGTCCGGGCCGCGGTGCTCCGAGTTCTTGCCCAGGTAGCTGGCGGGCGCATCGTCGGCCCCACAGTCGCCGTCCGGATCGCCCCGCTCGTGCGTTTGACTAGGCTTCAGCTTCGGACTAGttgcgttggtggtggtggtggtgggcggTGGCAGGTGCAGTGCCCCGAGTGGTGGCACCGGACAACCCGTCGATCCCTTGCCGGTGAGCGACGTGGGGATCTTTTTCACAATGGCTGACACGATCGCGGGCGCACTGGACGGGAGGGTGAGCGAGTGGGGCCGCATCTGGAGCGGTGTACCACCGCCGCCGACACTGGCAGGCGTTCCGCCGGTCCCGCCCGTACTGCCACCTCCCGTGcctcctccccctccaccGCCTCCTCCACCGACTCCCCCATTGGTTCCGTTGGTGTACTGCGGGGGGATCGTGTTTTCGTCCCGCGGGCTCGTCGGCTGATGGTGGTTGTGATGGTCGGCCGCCGTGAGTGACAGGCTGTCCGTGATGCAGGGGCTGCTCCAGCGGTTCACGTTCGTGATCGTGTTCGCGATATCCTTCAGCTTTGGTTCGTCGCGCGAGCGCAGCTCGGTGCCGCTGATGCCAACGCCACCATCGAGCAGCAGACACTTGGCCGCTATTGTTcggagagggagggagaaagagagagacacacacacgcactatTAGTAAGGAAGATACAGAGCATGGTCTAGCGTTGGTGCTGGCTTAGTTCTCTATTCAGGTTGCcttcagaagcagaaaaaaagactGACTTCATGATGCGCAGTAAACCAAGTGCTACGTGATAATTATGATGCGTTAAAAGCGTGGTAAAGCGCGCGATGGTCACGCCATGAAGGGTGTCCCTGGCGTAGCGAGACGCAGATGGTGGATGTGCTATTTTTGTGCAGGAAAAGATCAGACGCGTCCGATAAATGATTCGAGCGAAGTGTGACTAAGTAAGGGACGTCCCCTTGAGAATGTTAATAATTGCTGGCGTTTAGTGggttttttgtatgttcaTTTCAAGCAGGGGAATGACGATGGTGCAACAGAAATTTACAAATAGAATAAATTTCCGATACATTGCTGCGCATGAAAcaagtttgttttctttttccaatcggaattattgaataattgcCCCAAGAGATTTTTGCGCAATGAATCTATAATGACCTAGGATGTATATCTCCATTACCTATTAGCTATTAATCGTGCATTAAATAGgttaacaaattaaaaatcatcTAACATAGAGATCGTCAAAGTAAAACATTATGCAAATCGATTTGCATGAGTTTACAACAGAAGGATGTAAATAGATGTATGTTTTATCGTATTTATTCACAATAGAAACATAGAAATCTTATTCAGAACTGATATTTGAATCCAGTTGGCTTGGGTTAGAAGAAGGTTACTTTAGTATCATAACTTGACGATTACGTTAGTAAATAAACTCGACGAAAGGTTTAAAGAGAAATGAACTTTTCCAAACTTTTGAAGTCTTTTTGGTAAAAAACGAGCTCAAATATCAAACAGCCAGAAtattttttactctttttggGAGACTGTTTGTTATTTAATCGTTTTAGTTAGAAGATAATGATGAAAAGCTAAATTTACCACAAGCGACGTGCTGCGTACTTGTTACTAAATAAATatgttctttttctttaaatgAATTTACTTGTTTGACTAAGAGCTATCGACTACGACTTTTACGTTACATACGAAGAATAAGATTCTTTAGGTTATAGTAAAGTCTTTCGAAAATTCACGACGCCTCATTTCATATTTTGTTACAAAAACGCTCCAGCTGTCCGCAACTGAACGACTAAAATTGATGTTAGCATATGTATTTGACTTTTACTCAAATGATAAAGAACTTCTTCTTTGACTCAAGCTTATCTCTCGTAGTTGTGTAAGTTCTTTCTTACCAACACTGTATGCTACATCAAAAAATAAGAGCACATTTCAGAACTCTGGCCCACTTGTTGAAATGTCTACCGATCCCTCGACCAACAAAGCATTACCATTTGCATTCCCATGTTCTACATTCCTTCCTACAGTTGGACTAATGCCATCGCTCATTAGAGCGTAAAATACATGATAATTTTGCTAGAGATGGCATTCAATTTCTTAAAACATTCCACCAATCCGTTGTCTTCACACATCAAGTGATGCCTTAACATTCACATCGCCCCAGAACTTCAATTTCTGTAAGGAACAAGCGAACAAAATTCCTACCACGAAGTGACACGACCGTGCACACCTAACAACCTCCTTCGACTGCACTGCCTAGGTGTCTGTTCGCTTCTAACATCTTTATAACCGTGTCACTTGCGCGCGCTCGGCGTTGTGTTGCGTGCTGTACAGCACCGAAGCGTACCGCTCGGCGTAACATTCCAACAAGCGTGTAGCCCCATCCTTGGTCCGGAGGTTCCCAGGCCATTGTAAAACCAGCTATTAACAAGCGAggataaacacacacataccccgGGGGGTGGCCGCGGATCATGCGGGACAAACCGACGGCCGGCGTCGTAACGGAAGGAGACGCGTTTTCGGTTCGCGTCGAATGACATGGCACGCGAAAAACTGaacaaataaattcaattaaaagcaTGTTTAGCTCGATCGCTCAATCGTAATGGTGTGTTCTAAGTGAGCACAGCTCCAAGTCGTCTGGTACGCATGTGAACGAAtaagttacaaaaaaaaccctgaaaGCTCGTAGCCCGTGACCCGTCtcgatggctttatttgggcTTTGGCAAGACACTTAACACGGTTGTCTTGGTGGCACTCCCAGCTGTCCGTGGGAAACGCGGACCCTCTACCGATCAGTGCCAATATCGGTTTGCACTGAAGGTGTATATTCCAGCAGTGGTTGAGTGGCGTTAAAGCCTCACATTTGTTCTGAATGGACCATGCGATCggaccccaaaaaaaaaaagaacttctCCAGGAGATGACGCTGGAGCACAAAAGCGGTTGCCGGAAGAGAAGTTTGCTGTGGAAAAGAATTATACCCGCACAGACGTAGTAATTTCCATACCAGAGCGAACGGTTTCCGATCTGTTGTCGATCGATTTGGCGCTGAAAGCCGCTGTCAAACAAGTACGCAACGCAAATTAAAACTCCGCACCGTGAAGGCTGTCATGGCAAGCGAAATCGCGATCGATCGACACTGGAGGCAACATGTCGCACATCTCGTTTCGCACCGCGCAAGATGGGATCGTTAAGAAATATTAAAAGCTATCATTATCGGGCCCCGTCGATTCGGTCCTGTCGCGCGTTCGGTCCGATCCGGGCTAATTGGTCGTCCAGCGGCAAAAATGCTATCATCCCCCCCCATGCAGGAGCGGAAGTAATGCTGACGATGAGCTACGTCTCCGTTCTTTTGCATCGCTTCcagttggagtttagaggaaGCCTTCACTCGTAATCCTTAAATGGACACCCCTCTACCCTTGTGGAGGGGGGTCTGAGATGTGAGGCCTTTCCTTGTGTCGGATGCGTGACGAAAGTTCAAGGCTACTACTAGACCAGGTTGCCCAAGGTGTGAACGAAGCAAGGCTAAAGTTCGTACAGATCTCCCAGGGGGCCACGAGCGGGCCGTCGATTGTTGTTTGCTCCACAGTTCTTATTGCGCCGTCACAAAGCGGTatgtgtgcaaagtttttaTTGTCTAGCACGGCGTTTGACCGGCGTGTCCAGGGCAGGATTTTTAAGGTGAGGTGTGCAATTAGGTGTGATAGCGATCGCGTGCGATGTGTGTCGACGATTGTGACTGGCGTAAAGGCACACCTGGGGGCTGGGTGTTAACGAGCGCGCTCGGGGAGCAGTTTTTGTTTATGCAGAGGGATGGAATGGATGCGAAATATTCATGGACGATTGGTTTCTGTTAGCGATTTCAATCCGAAAGGAGCTGAAACTTGAACTGGGGAAATTTAAACTAAATCTGCGTAGTACATAAAAACGTATAGTACATTTCGTTAACGAGCGGAAAGTTATTACCATAACATCATTCCAAGTATCCTACATCATGACTCGTGTCAAGTGAGGGTTAACTAAATTgtgtttaataaataattcattcagAGCAACTATTTCAGATTaagatttttaatttgtttgattatGTTTATCTCTGAATAGCATTGGTTcattgattattttaggacCAGCATTGATTCTTCAACTAAAGTGTTAAAAATTGTGGCctgataaataataaattattgtaAATGTTACTTCAAACGTGTTGATTCCAAAGCCTACAAGATCACAAAAACTTACATCCTTCTTTGCCAATCAAAACACGAACTTATGAGTGGCGACTTACAACCTCCCGAAAAAGAGTCTCAAAACTCAAACACCCTCTTCAACCGCTTACACTTGGCCCCTAGTGTACACCGCAGTCTCAGAATCCGAAGAGAACGTAACGTACTAGGGCCTAATTGTCCTTAAACCATTGACCCACTAATAATTGTCGGTGGTGTCGATACAGACGAGAAGTCACGATTTGCGCACCATGTACCAACAGTCTACCAAACTCACCGGGGAAAAAATGATTCATCGCTTGATGGAACGAACGTACAACGAATATTCGGAAGCGCTAAATACTATGtagctgatggtggtggtgttaatAAGCAAGTCACCGGTCAACTCCATTCCCTTTTGGGGTTCTTACGATCATTCAAGGAGAAGAGCCACACACGCACCGATGGGTTACTCTTTTTTGTAGCATAAAAGTGTAGCATTCTAAATGACTCGCTTTCTGCCTGAGAAAAAAGACACGACATCCTTCTTAATCCAAGGAATGGCAGAAAGGGGCCACATTCACGCATACGTTACCCCTTGCGGCACGATCGTGCTCAAATGCTTCCAGCAGCAAGGAATGTTATGTTGAACTTCATCCATCAAAAGCTGCGGCTTATGCTAAAATTATGCCAAGCCTTTATCGATCGCACAAAAAAGGGATGATGGGAGAAGGGAGCAAGTTTTGTGATGTTTTCAACACCTTTCGAAGGTTGCTCGATCGATCACAAGCGGGCTTTGTGCGGTGGTGCGATATGGGATTGGGCGCATTAGAGTCCGCCCCCCGATCAAGCGTCGATTTATCCCTGAGGCTCCGCTCTCTCGAGCAGGCCTGTGTAATGCCTACCCGCCAGTGGACGATATGTTGTGTACCATAAAACTTACGTCCATTCGCATTCGATTGGATTGTGGCGATTGGCTTTTACGGCTGGCAGGGCAATCGAACGAGCGAAGTTACACACCTAGAAGGCGTCCGACTCCGAGTCGTGGCAAGCAGGCCTTATGCAAGGGGAATCGTTAGATTGCCGCAAGGTGGGTGTGATTCGGTAGCTTATCCAATGCCGCACACGCTCATTTTATTGAGATTTCAATATTATGATTCACGCGGTGATTTGGTCGATTCGCACCAGGTACCGCTAAACATCGCGTGGCTATTAAGCGTGGCGCATTACATAGACTCACGGTTTGGCTTGCAATTGTCACGCAAATTGATTCGCCGGCGTGGTGATATTTTACAATCGTTACCGTATGCTTGGGGAAGAAGTGGTAGGGTAATTTGAAAGGGAGTGTAACGAAATGAAACTTGCAATAAACATTTATTCATCACGCTTGCAAATGAGAATGATGTACGGTAATAATGTAATTGCAAGTGGAACTATTTATTGTGCACGTGAAACATGGTCAGTTTTTATTGTTCGTTCTGTGTCAAAATAAATGCatcgattttgtttatttttttccggaaggtgtaattttgttttgatgagctataaaaaataaatcgtgATTTTATTATATGTTTTTTAATTCATGGTCGAAAGGATAAAAACAGATTTAAAATGTACATCTTTGGGATTAAATCCAGACATCATGCAAGAGATCAGTAAGATACGAAACGGCTTAAGTTATGCTATTGTTTTACTATCATACTAATAATACCAACTTACAGACTTAAAGCTTGATTCATTTAGAAAAGGGGCACTTTGTTCAAATTATATTGTTGCCCCCTATGGACATAAAAGGAATCATTTGACAGCGTTTTGTTGACAAATCAGAAAACACTACACTTTGTCAAATTTTCattaatatttaatgtttAAGATATTCGTTATTCTGTTTTAAGATATTTGATATGCAAGAGAAGAAGCTAACATTTGATTGTGCACAATTATCTGTTTAATTCATTAGCGTCATTTTGGGAGTTGGCAAAACGGTTAAGTTTGCCCAAGTTGACTGTTGCACGAGTGATTTTTCATGTACAAGCCCGACACCGACGACTGTCATAAGGTGCAAACTAAGCGATGGAGTAGAACTGTGAATCATAAAATGCGATTGAAAGTCATTCGGAGAATCCAGGCTAACCTAAACATCTTGGACTACGGTTTGGCCAAGCATCTTATCGCCGACCGCTCTACTGTACGGTGAAACCAACTCCGACAAGGTTTTAAGTGTTTTCGAGACAGTAAACATCCAAATCGAAAcatgaaacaacaaacaatggCCAGAAACCGGGCTCGGAAGCTGTACGATCAAGTGCCGGCCAAACCACATGGTTGCATTTGGATGGATGATAAAACCTACGAGAAAGCcgattttaaacaaattccGGGGTAAAATTGTATAAGAGCAATGCTCGTGGCAATGTCCCCAAcagattaaaatttattttcgcTGATAAATTTGCTAACAAACTTATGATTTGACAAAGAATCTGCTCATGTGACAAAAAGATCACCGTGTTTGTGACGAATAAAAACATGACTTTGGATTTGTTTAAGAAAGAGTGCCTTAAGAAACGAATTTTGCTATTTATTGATGGTCCATTCTTTggtcccttttttttattgtttcttgaTGGTCCAGTCATCTTTTGGCCTGATCTAGCAAGTTGCTATTATAGCAAGGGATTGTCGCAATGGTACAACGATAATGATGTGAAATTATTATCAAAATCCCTGAATCCACCAAATTGACCCCAGTTTAGCCCAAGAGAGCGATATTGGGCAATgatgaaataataattgtaGAAAAATAGAACAGTAACTAAGGACATCATACAAATGTAGAATTGGTGGAATTTACTGACCAGATCAGTGACTAAAGCAGTTGTGCGCCGGCTGATAGGCGATATCAAAAGAAAAGTTGGGGAATTTCTTGGAAAAAacgaataatatttttttcctctatatatattttttaaacaatttttttttttatatttatatttaatattgatttttttatttttttaacaaaatctATGATGCTTTCCAAAAgaatttttcaattgaattaacGGTATGAAAGATACACGCAATGCAAAGTGCCCCATTTCTAAATGATCTGAGCCTTACTAATTATGAATCAATTGTTTCTTGTATATTTGTTTGCTATGTGAATATATTATCAAATCATGTTTTCA
Proteins encoded:
- the LOC1279265 gene encoding protein outspread isoform X8 — encoded protein: MGSRNIECRKFSPNIFNKSKCTHCFRQREEHSAAALECNRATRKVSKRGYLFVAPWDWDFSNPVYRTKRWQRRWFVLYDDGELTYSVDEHPETIPQAIIDMTKVLEVTTADNITSHPHSIAITAPDRVTFVKGTCPEESKWWFNVLVAFPKSKGRHKRNATFPGGQATTILQAQMYNEVQSPISAKSNTPPGRDKLTLQLDGGKAQPRLRTRHRSSVDVSDSAAKCLLLDGGVGISGTELRSRDEPKLKDIANTITNVNRWSSPCITDSLSLTAADHHNHHQPTSPRDENTIPPQYTNGTNGGVGGGGGGGGGGTGGGSTGGTGGTPASVGGGGTPLQMRPHSLTLPSSAPAIVSAIVKKIPTSLTGKGSTGCPVPPLGALHLPPPTTTTTNATSPKLKPSQTHERGDPDGDCGADDAPASYLGKNSEHRGPDADLLHAKKGWLLKQDGRAGDWSKHWFTLRGAALFYYRDPVAEEKGVLDGVLDVNSITGIAEVPVNKGYGFQLTTWDNHRIVLSAVTINVRNNWINVLKNAAGLPPTKATLELSNQNDDNFKTLADKSPPPSPVTPSSLEISELLGDAIEHKPKLKRGKLLEKNNNNSGTNGHLLIEGVVPLAASPTAGEDVVDKAPKDVIVHLTAARNLTEQSNSASTPPEDKSAMNASTTTNTNTTTNTTNTSTHSSSNSSSTSSSQPQPKQQSSVVVLQSPVTPLTPKSLLFSSDEEYRTASEGGRRDSVGDQWGSPVSPSPPSVVPLAMRTKDRLRTNPPLSTQSQQQHQQHQRLHKRSRSSPPSSRRSTIESEAPVPLAPFHTVQEEDGSGLEKKLQLRLQAAEKELAMLREETHEREARMSELLTTLERTEQELTRKRELEENREKLMVQLQDSRAAGQDIIDRITHELSKSRDTTKELEERLARGIEENESLYRRLQECGIAAPGTSPASSLCSLAVARSGRIKRMDSFSDLTCLTAIDPTQLDRDMLADEYRELRARFERAVSELKAMKRELKDAHGLYDELEIAYATLRKELDRQATEHEAQSRMMADRIQDMTNKYTAAEKQVRLLKQKAIRSEKRRSLSLKGKESLSIQKELEEKVSELESKIDALESGGVLLPVAKATVELATPEAAQPVRRSSSTRLRRKSLDSATLSAQPMQVVLRLNNLEKRVENVQAVGLPVTKPPEVSECETASTSSTGAKPVPEHLLDRLKSLEGVVVSVRELIDQSAQQFQSLRTSRSRRSVSPAADRKDSYKFIERCLAEVSKLLRESCDNCVVPVEGTGYGSVIVLPESNPIKLALDQLEAQLKGKLADLLKQRRMLRETNGLTQRKDMELLAERIAFESVCFGRLRHALERAENLAEFEERQTKVEVCETVQLMSMLKAKLSGKCVVRPSSSADVLASVLARKLMLSAGRTSTMRSLSFPPIGTAMLDDLLRQQNEVHLIAKRYQTTIMENLAYGLAAETLSYIASSHETVQGAVQEAWRQAQEAVNAELVQSEIAHIMMRNAQRYEGSLAPAFGYALSTQERITFETFADAVHEALRREMDAAVRQLTECYEETLAKMKRGQWRLHLEQERKPSEGRQLLAEFADIVAHKALIDARVHVLKGDYVPKKPAQPTDALDEPCERVFSVAALKQYENLYTDLTADLEVANADDILAEADFNFMYKYFTSEHALNKAEVTEVSAILNELERSVVALQATLHPDSGNAGAASAIDVDSLRSIHARCVEIQQRIDSLISAAKQLQSRSDQCGRLQDRLLQLTEEHERELGTVRQQHEAKLAALQRRIDEQQQRIRAIDGERAELLERLNNERNLLKQKEKELHELSVRLTRLDAASNEKDKEIEDLLDSYDQECKKARTLKDRCEELAGSCRKTAAEYAELEKERDYLYEQMRKEQDHAKKLEKHLEMVEAEHAQQVDNLHAAYREQQMANELDSQKDRDDEDSLRSRYQAEIEQLRALCEKGLAAMEASHKRIIHDLEEKHQQEIAKLILEKEQALAEETQATLAALDAMKKAHQNEVQREVTRFKQEFLKQFQKGGQPPQTYREKEQELEEVRLEILSLSEKYSMKCVETAALEEKLRNATQQLKCSQQHIQQLDVRNKQLRAHFVSNQPEETSSAPPTSSVVTPKDTNLFTSNSTQEPN
- the LOC1279265 gene encoding protein outspread isoform X1, whose protein sequence is MGSRNIECRKFSPNIFNKSKCTHCFRQREEHSAAALECNRATRKVSKRGYLFVAPWDWDFSNPVYRTKRWQRRWFVLYDDGELTYSVDEHPETIPQAIIDMTKVLEVTTADNITSHPHSIAITAPDRVTFVKGTCPEESKWWFNVLVAFPKSKGRHKRNATFPGGQATTILQAQMYNEVQSPISAKSNTPPGRDKLTLQLDGGKAQPRLRTRHRSSVDVSDSAAKCLLLDGGVGISGTELRSRDEPKLKDIANTITNVNRWSSPCITDSLSLTAADHHNHHQPTSPRDENTIPPQYTNGTNGGVGGGGGGGGGGTGGGSTGGTGGTPASVGGGGTPLQMRPHSLTLPSSAPAIVSAIVKKIPTSLTGKGSTGCPVPPLGALHLPPPTTTTTNATSPKLKPSQTHERGDPDGDCGADDAPASYLGKNSEHRGPDADLLHAKKGWLLKQDGRAGDWSKHWFTLRGAALFYYRDPVAEEKGVLDGVLDVNSITGIAEVPVNKGYGFQLTTWDNHRIVLSAVTINVRNNWINVLKNAAGLPPTKATLELSNQNDDNFKTLADKSPPPSPVTPSSLEISELLGDAIEHKPKLKRGKLLEKNNNNSGTNGHLLIEGVVPLAASPTAGEDVVDKAPKDVIVHLTAARNLTEQSNSASTPPEDKSAMNASTTTNTNTTTNTTNTSTHSSSNSSSTSSSQPQPKQQSSVVVLQSPVTPLTPKSLLFSSDEEYRTASEGGRRDSVGDQWGSPVSPSPPSVVPLAMRTKDRLRTNPPLSTQSQQQHQQHQRLHKRSRSSPPSSRRSTIESEAPVPLAPFHTVQEEDGSGLEKKLQLRLQAAEKELAMLREETHEREARMSELLTTLERTEQELTRKRELEENREKLMVQLQDSRAAGQDIIDRITHELSKSRDTTKELEERLARGIEENESLYRRLQECGIAAPGTSPASSLCSLAVARSGRIKRMDSFSDLTCLTAIDPTQLDRDMLADEYRELRARFERAVSELKAMKRELKDAHGLYDELEIAYATLRKELDRQATEHEAQSRMMADRIQDMTNKYTAAEKQVRLLKQKAIRSEKRRSLSLKGKESLSIQKELEEKVSELESKIDALESGGVLLPVAKATVELATPEAAQPVRRSSSTRLRRKSLDSATLSAQPMQVVLRLNNLEKRVENVQAVGLPVTKPPEVSECETASTSSTGAKPVPEHLLDRLKSLEGVVVSVRELIDQSAQQFQSLRTSRSRRSVSPAADRKDSYKFIERCLAEVSKLLRESCDNCVVPVEGTGYGSVIVLPESNPIKLALDQLEAQLKGKLADLLKQRRMLRETNGLTQRKDMELLAERIAFESVCFGRLRHALERAENLAEFEERQTKVEVCETVQLMSMLKAKLSGKCVVRPSSSADVLASVLARKLMLSAGRTSTMRSLSFPPIGTAMLDDLLRQQNEVHLIAKRYQTTIMENLAYGLAAETLSYIASSHETVQGAVQEAWRQAQEAVNAELVQSEIAHIMMRNAQRYEGSLAPAFGYALSTQERITFETFADAVHEALRREMDAAVRQLTECYEETLAKMKRGQWRLHLEQERKPSEGRQLLAEFADIVAHKALIDARVHVLKGDYVPKKPAQPTDALDEPCERVFSVAALKQYENLYTDLTADLEVANADDILAEADFNFMYKYFTSEHALNKAEVTEVSAILNELERSVVALQATLHPDSGNAGAASAIDVDSLRSIHARCVEIQQRIDSLISAAKQLQSRSDQCGRLQDRLLQLTEEHERELGTVRQQHEAKLAALQRRIDEQQQRIRAIDGERAELLERLNNERNLLKQKEKELHELSVRLTRLDAASNEKDKEIEDLLDSYDQECKKARTLKDRCEELAGSCRKTAAEYAELEKERDYLYEQMRKEQDHAKKLEKHLEMVEAEHAQQVDNLHAAYREQQMANELDSQKDRDDEDSLRSRYQAEIEQLRALCEKGLAAMEASHKRIIHDLEEKHQQEIAKLILEKEQALAEETQATLAALDAMKKAHQNEVQREVTRFKQEFLKQFQKGGQPPQTYREKEQELEEVRLEILSLSEKYSMKCVETAALEEKLRNATQQLKCSQQHIQQLDVRNKQLRAHFVSNQPEETSSAPPTSSVVTPKDTNLFTSNSTQQLQQHLESSPPRSTSALRTATGHGSPTTPTPTTPTTIVPSSVPIEPTSAPPPLELLDLRECQHLLNNNKKESHPRLKFTEAGAKLGVAPIFSTSSTTVGTSAPGTAIVNDSVNLASSTNNNLAKVLSSKQLNMNLISGGSGPLSPTGPPTPHPVALTLPLIASATFKHSNLHRNHQTAIANNAPACGGNGSSNHNNNNNNNTNHLINLNNNHIHSNNNNNVSNLNNNNNNNNNNNNDNDSMHELKPSTKLCSPPPLDERDVEQQIHRFELEI